In Stegostoma tigrinum isolate sSteTig4 chromosome 46, sSteTig4.hap1, whole genome shotgun sequence, the sequence CTCAGTTGTCAGGGAATCTTGCCCATTCTCAACCTGTAACAGGAGAGAAATTATCAACACACATTGTGGCAGGCTGAGAGCTGAAGGACAAAAACAGTTCCTGGAGAAAGAAAATTCAACAACATTTTGAGGACTAAAATGTCAGAGCTAGAgtaggttacagagatggggagggtttGTCGTGGCTTGAAAGGGGtacagagacagtgaggggtgtcggggctggaggaaggagagattattttttctttattcattcataggatgatgGCGTcactggcctggcagcatttattgtccattcctaattgctcagagggcaattatcacaatgctgttggtctggagtcacatgaaggccagaccaagtaaggatagtaacttccttccctgaaggacattagtgaaccagatgggttcaatcaacaatgggttcatggtcatcattagattctgaattccagatatttattcattcaaattccaccatctgccatggtgggatacgAACAAATGTCCCCTGGCTATTAcccgagtctctggattaacagtgctgTGATACCTCGAGGCCATTGCCACCCTTTGGGGGAATTTGAAGATGGGGAATTTGAAGGGTGAAAATATAAAGGAGACAAAACAAGGAAACAAACAGAAGATAAGGACACCAAATTGACACACAGACAAGTTTTAAATCATGAACACATAAAATCCTATTGCCGAGCAGCTGGTCTTTCTGGGTGATTTATTCAGTTATGAACATTATAAATGCACCAACAGGGAGGGATGTATCTTTGCTCACCTTGGACATTGTGAGGCACTGGCTCATCTCAGTGAAGACCAGCAGCATCAGAGTGACCAGGACCAGTCGGGTTTTCATCTGACCACTGCCCATCTCGCCTTGTCTTGTCCGATCTTTGAGCTTTTCTGTGATGTGGCTTTGGTTTGTGTGATTTCTTTTATACACCTGCTCTG encodes:
- the LOC132207410 gene encoding hepcidin-1-like, giving the protein MGSGQMKTRLVLVTLMLLVFTEMSQCLTMSKVENGQDSLTTENTQASQGEASILLRQERMSQDRRCRFCCSCCDFQGCGICCRF